From a single Streptomyces sp. NBC_00377 genomic region:
- a CDS encoding PspC domain-containing protein: MTDHQHAADAVPDGGAAPDAAAPSPGAPGAAGEQPRAHGRAGAHAKEKEGERPEPGRSTHAAADTDTDADTNADTDVRTPLEAAAEAATAAAASGARPSSGGGPEPGGGPGSGGSAERAPGPEGGGRPGSPQPRPRGTEATEATGAAGPSPRFRRDREHKVLAGVCAGLGRQCDMDPVIFRITLAVLSATGGIGLIFYGFAWLFAPYADDEQNEVRKLLTGRVDGQALAAVLFALVGCGVFLSMLNNGSVLAFAVVVSFLLAGAGYWSRHRDSSDPDPLAAQAVADAPPEAQAPPVPSAYPSWWRDPIVKDGTHDGGTGYLWGPWDARHRDITTTVEVDLIGHHRRPEDTRPAHQPYTGPRGPRWIGGWLFLLAVLAGGLVTRLTWDDHPLGTSLQAGLAAALIVLGAGIAVSSFLGRTGAGSVFLAIVTAGLLAATAVLPKDIGTRWTDTLWQPASVTAVRTGYDLGTGDGTLDLSRLRLAKGETMSTHAEVGAGRLRVIVPPDVTVKVRIDVGLGDIQLPGDDKKDVDVQPGRHKEVTLSPVSGGKDAGTIDLDLQVGVGQAEVARAAS; encoded by the coding sequence ATGACAGATCACCAGCACGCCGCGGATGCCGTGCCCGACGGGGGCGCCGCGCCCGACGCGGCCGCCCCGTCCCCCGGCGCCCCGGGCGCCGCAGGTGAGCAACCGCGCGCACACGGGCGGGCGGGCGCGCACGCGAAGGAGAAGGAGGGGGAGCGGCCAGAACCCGGCCGGTCCACCCACGCGGCCGCCGACACCGACACCGACGCCGACACCAACGCCGACACCGACGTCAGGACCCCGCTCGAGGCGGCTGCCGAGGCCGCGACGGCGGCGGCGGCGAGCGGGGCCCGGCCGAGCAGTGGCGGCGGACCGGAACCCGGCGGCGGCCCCGGCAGCGGCGGCTCGGCGGAACGGGCTCCAGGGCCGGAGGGAGGCGGAAGGCCAGGGAGCCCTCAGCCACGACCGCGCGGCACCGAGGCAACCGAAGCGACCGGAGCAGCCGGGCCGTCGCCGAGGTTCCGGCGGGACCGCGAGCACAAAGTGCTCGCCGGGGTGTGCGCGGGCCTCGGACGGCAGTGCGACATGGACCCGGTGATCTTCCGGATCACGCTCGCCGTGCTCTCCGCGACCGGCGGCATCGGGCTCATTTTCTACGGCTTCGCCTGGCTGTTCGCCCCCTACGCCGACGACGAGCAGAACGAGGTGCGCAAGCTCCTGACCGGCCGGGTCGACGGCCAGGCCCTGGCGGCCGTGCTGTTCGCCCTGGTCGGCTGCGGAGTCTTCCTCTCGATGCTGAACAACGGCAGCGTGCTGGCCTTCGCCGTCGTCGTCTCCTTCCTCCTCGCGGGCGCCGGCTACTGGTCACGGCACCGGGACTCCTCGGACCCGGATCCGCTGGCCGCCCAGGCCGTGGCCGACGCCCCGCCGGAGGCCCAGGCGCCGCCCGTCCCCTCCGCCTACCCCTCCTGGTGGCGCGACCCCATCGTCAAGGACGGCACCCACGACGGTGGCACGGGCTACCTGTGGGGCCCCTGGGACGCCCGGCACCGGGACATCACCACGACCGTGGAAGTCGACCTCATCGGTCACCACCGCCGCCCCGAGGACACACGCCCCGCGCACCAGCCGTACACCGGCCCACGCGGCCCGCGCTGGATCGGCGGCTGGCTCTTTCTGCTCGCGGTGCTCGCGGGCGGCCTCGTCACCCGGCTCACCTGGGACGACCACCCGCTCGGCACCAGTCTTCAGGCCGGGCTTGCGGCCGCGCTCATCGTGCTCGGCGCGGGCATCGCGGTCAGTTCGTTCCTCGGGCGGACAGGCGCGGGATCGGTGTTCCTGGCGATCGTCACGGCGGGTCTGCTGGCCGCTACGGCCGTGCTGCCCAAGGACATCGGCACCCGCTGGACCGACACGCTGTGGCAGCCCGCGTCGGTGACGGCCGTACGGACGGGCTACGACCTGGGCACCGGGGACGGCACCCTGGACCTGTCCCGGCTCCGACTCGCGAAGGGAGAGACCATGAGCACCCATGCCGAGGTGGGGGCGGGCCGGCTACGGGTGATCGTGCCGCCGGACGTGACCGTGAAGGTGAGGATCGACGTGGGGCTGGGGGACATCCAGCTGCCGGGCGACGACAAGAAGGACGTGGACGTGCAGCCGGGCAGACACAAGGAGGTGACGCTGTCGCCGGTCTCGGGCGGGAAGGACGCCGGGACCATCGACCTCGATCTCCAGGTCGGCGTGGGACAGGCGGAGGTGGCCCGTGCTGCGTCATGA
- a CDS encoding DoxX family protein, protein MTHGMRTDTHPPYFDGGGRDWRGTATRYALLPLRIFLGVTFIYAGLDKLTDSAFLKDSGAGSIGDTMRAVRDSSAIPAMVDMALKNPVGFGYAMAFGELAVGIGILVGLLTRLAALGGALISLSLWLTVSWASDPYYYGNDLPYMFLWVPFVLAGAPYWSLDALIRGRRQGRDQAGAWR, encoded by the coding sequence ATGACTCACGGCATGCGGACGGATACCCACCCCCCCTATTTCGACGGCGGCGGCCGCGACTGGCGGGGCACCGCCACCCGCTACGCCCTCCTTCCCCTCCGGATCTTCCTGGGCGTCACCTTCATCTACGCCGGGCTCGACAAACTCACCGACAGCGCGTTCCTCAAGGACAGCGGCGCCGGCTCGATCGGCGACACGATGCGCGCCGTCCGTGACTCCTCGGCCATCCCCGCGATGGTCGACATGGCCCTGAAGAACCCCGTCGGCTTCGGCTACGCGATGGCGTTCGGCGAACTCGCCGTCGGCATCGGCATCCTGGTGGGTCTCCTCACCCGGCTCGCGGCGCTCGGCGGCGCCCTGATCTCGCTCAGCCTCTGGCTGACGGTGAGCTGGGCCTCGGACCCGTACTACTACGGCAACGATCTCCCGTACATGTTCCTCTGGGTGCCTTTCGTCCTGGCCGGAGCGCCTTACTGGTCACTGGACGCCCTGATCAGGGGCCGACGGCAGGGACGGGACCAGGCCGGGGCCTGGCGGTAG
- a CDS encoding DUF4429 domain-containing protein codes for MAEIIQRDGTWAFDGTSVRITPGLHRSVPLFRQTYGEITVPLEAVAGVVYEPDRKRGRLRMRLREGADPLLQATGGRLPDRADPYRLVVDADRSGVAEYLAEEVRHALLLDEIPGEPTVGYLLPGPPVPVSVRSSDGTVSFDGTQVRVDWADTSDRVKRATGPRVIDVGDVVRVEWLPNSGYEDGFLRFVTRETVSSELTPEKDPYALDLWGNVSRDLLTALVATAVTARLPHPTARAGAGQASGQEHEDGGPARRRGLTAAVPPPSDHHDVLLRRLRELGELHRDGVLTDEEFARTKAVVLRGF; via the coding sequence ATGGCCGAGATCATCCAGCGTGACGGGACCTGGGCCTTCGACGGCACATCGGTCAGGATCACACCGGGGCTGCACCGCTCCGTACCGCTGTTCCGCCAGACGTACGGGGAGATCACCGTGCCCCTGGAGGCGGTCGCGGGGGTCGTCTACGAGCCCGACCGCAAGCGGGGCCGGCTGCGGATGCGGCTGCGCGAGGGGGCCGATCCGCTGTTGCAGGCGACCGGCGGTCGGCTGCCCGACCGGGCCGACCCCTACCGGCTCGTCGTGGACGCGGACCGTTCCGGGGTCGCCGAATACCTCGCCGAGGAGGTCCGGCACGCGCTGCTTCTCGACGAGATCCCGGGCGAGCCGACGGTGGGCTATCTCCTGCCGGGTCCGCCGGTTCCGGTCTCGGTGCGTTCGTCCGACGGCACCGTCTCCTTCGACGGCACCCAGGTGCGGGTGGACTGGGCGGACACCTCGGACCGGGTGAAGCGGGCGACGGGCCCGCGTGTGATCGACGTCGGTGATGTGGTGCGCGTCGAGTGGCTGCCCAACTCCGGTTACGAGGACGGCTTCCTGCGGTTCGTGACCCGCGAGACGGTGTCCTCGGAACTGACGCCCGAGAAGGATCCGTACGCCCTGGATCTGTGGGGCAACGTGAGCCGCGACCTGCTGACGGCGCTGGTGGCGACCGCGGTCACCGCCCGGCTCCCCCACCCCACCGCCCGCGCGGGAGCCGGACAGGCGTCCGGGCAGGAGCACGAGGACGGGGGACCGGCGCGCAGGCGCGGGCTCACGGCGGCCGTCCCGCCGCCGTCCGACCACCACGACGTGCTGCTGCGCCGCCTGCGCGAGTTGGGCGAGCTGCACCGGGACGGGGTGCTCACGGACGAGGAGTTCGCGCGGACGAAGGCGGTCGTCCTGCGCGGCTTCTAG
- a CDS encoding class II aldolase/adducin family protein: MHGPTPPAPLPTDRLQFAMPPMHDSVEDERRHRKERLAGAVRIFGRLGFEDGVSGHITARDPEFDDCFWVNPFGMPFKHVTVGDLVLANADGQVVEGRYHVNQAAFTVHAQVHAARPDVVAVAHCHSVHGRALAALGELLDPITQESCAFYEDHALYDAYTGVAVDAAEGKRIAAALGSRKALVLRNHGLLTVGDSVDAAAWWFLSMERSSQVQLTAKAAGRPVLIDHRAAVATREQLGGDLVAWINYQPLWQDISRSEPDLLS; encoded by the coding sequence ATGCACGGGCCCACGCCGCCTGCCCCGCTGCCCACCGACCGGCTTCAGTTCGCGATGCCGCCGATGCACGACTCGGTGGAGGACGAGCGCCGACACCGCAAGGAACGGCTGGCGGGCGCGGTACGGATCTTCGGGCGGCTCGGCTTCGAGGACGGCGTCTCCGGGCACATCACGGCTCGCGACCCGGAGTTCGACGACTGCTTCTGGGTGAACCCCTTCGGGATGCCCTTCAAGCACGTCACCGTCGGCGACCTCGTACTCGCCAACGCCGACGGACAGGTCGTCGAGGGCCGCTACCACGTCAACCAGGCCGCCTTCACCGTGCACGCCCAGGTGCACGCCGCCCGCCCCGACGTGGTCGCCGTCGCCCACTGCCACTCGGTGCACGGCCGTGCCCTCGCCGCACTCGGCGAGCTGCTCGACCCCATCACCCAGGAGAGCTGCGCGTTCTACGAGGACCACGCCCTGTACGACGCCTACACCGGCGTCGCCGTCGACGCGGCGGAGGGGAAGCGCATCGCGGCCGCGCTCGGCTCCCGCAAGGCGCTCGTGCTGCGCAACCACGGGCTGCTGACGGTCGGCGACTCGGTCGACGCGGCCGCCTGGTGGTTCCTGTCGATGGAACGCTCCAGCCAGGTCCAGCTGACCGCGAAAGCGGCGGGCCGGCCCGTCCTGATCGACCACCGGGCGGCGGTGGCGACCCGGGAACAGCTCGGCGGCGACCTGGTGGCCTGGATCAACTACCAGCCCCTCTGGCAGGACATCAGCCGCAGCGAGCCGGATCTGCTCAGCTGA
- a CDS encoding pyridoxamine 5'-phosphate oxidase family protein, translated as MTANWAAFAAAEPALAKITEDRFGAFTHHVLATLRKDGSPRTTGIEVRFLGGELWLGMMPGSLKALDLRRDPRFCLQANPGEGTGMGGGDVRIAGRAAEAADGPAKSAYVKEVEPPQPFHLFRTELTEVVRTYVEDDTYLVAQVWKPGEAVRTLKRT; from the coding sequence ATGACAGCGAACTGGGCGGCCTTCGCCGCAGCCGAACCCGCACTCGCGAAGATCACCGAGGACCGCTTCGGGGCCTTCACGCACCACGTCCTGGCGACCTTGCGCAAGGACGGCTCCCCGCGCACCACCGGCATCGAGGTCCGTTTCCTCGGCGGAGAGCTGTGGCTCGGCATGATGCCGGGCTCCCTCAAGGCCCTCGACCTGCGCCGTGACCCCCGCTTCTGCCTCCAGGCCAACCCCGGCGAGGGGACCGGGATGGGCGGGGGCGACGTACGGATCGCGGGGCGCGCGGCCGAGGCGGCGGACGGGCCGGCGAAGTCGGCGTACGTGAAAGAGGTGGAACCGCCGCAGCCGTTCCACCTCTTCCGCACCGAGCTGACGGAGGTCGTACGGACCTACGTCGAGGACGACACGTATCTGGTCGCCCAGGTCTGGAAGCCCGGAGAGGCGGTGCGCACTCTCAAGCGGACCTGA
- the guaA gene encoding glutamine-hydrolyzing GMP synthase, which yields MSSATPTAAAPDTVLVVDFGAQYAQLIARRVREARVYSEIVPSTMPVQEMLARNPAAIILSGGPSSVYEEGAPRLDREIFEAGVPVFGMCYGFQLMAQTLGGTVDNTGAREYGRTELRVSRASSTLFEGTPAEQAVWMSHGDACSAAPEGFSVSASTDVVPVAAFENDEKKLYGVQYHPEVMHSTHGQQVLEHFLYRGAGLSPDWTTGNVIDEQVAAIREQVGDKRAICGLSGGVDSAVAAALVQKAIGSQLTCVYVDHGLMRKGETEQVEKDFVAATGVQLKVVDAEERFLTALKGVSDPEEKRKIIGREFIRVFEQAQAEIIADEGPAVEFLVQGTLYPDVVESGGGTGTANIKSHHNVGGLPEDLEFQLIEPLRQLFKDEVRMVGQELGLPEEIVQRQPFPGPGLGIRIVGEVTKDRLDLLRDADAIAREELTAAGLDREIWQCPVVLLADVRSVGVQGDGRTYGHPIVLRPVSSEDAMTADWSRLPYDVLAKISTRITNEVRDVNRVVVDVTSKPPGTIEWE from the coding sequence GTGTCATCAGCGACTCCTACTGCCGCCGCCCCCGACACCGTCCTGGTCGTCGACTTCGGTGCGCAGTACGCCCAGCTCATCGCCCGCCGAGTCCGCGAGGCGCGGGTCTACAGCGAGATCGTGCCGAGCACCATGCCGGTCCAGGAGATGCTCGCCAGGAACCCGGCGGCGATCATCCTCTCCGGCGGCCCGTCGTCCGTGTACGAGGAGGGCGCCCCCCGTCTCGACCGCGAGATCTTCGAGGCCGGCGTCCCCGTGTTCGGCATGTGCTACGGCTTCCAGCTGATGGCGCAGACCCTCGGCGGCACCGTCGACAACACCGGCGCCCGTGAGTACGGCCGCACCGAGCTGCGCGTCTCCCGCGCCTCCTCCACCCTCTTCGAGGGCACCCCGGCCGAGCAGGCCGTGTGGATGTCGCACGGAGACGCCTGCTCCGCGGCCCCCGAGGGCTTCAGCGTCAGCGCCTCCACGGACGTCGTCCCGGTCGCCGCCTTCGAGAACGACGAGAAGAAGCTCTACGGCGTCCAGTACCACCCCGAGGTCATGCACTCCACGCACGGGCAGCAGGTGCTGGAGCACTTCCTGTACCGGGGCGCGGGTCTGAGCCCGGACTGGACCACCGGCAACGTCATCGACGAGCAGGTCGCCGCCATCCGCGAGCAGGTCGGTGACAAGCGCGCCATCTGCGGCCTCTCCGGCGGTGTGGACTCGGCGGTCGCCGCGGCCCTCGTGCAGAAGGCCATCGGCTCCCAGCTGACCTGCGTGTACGTCGACCACGGTCTGATGCGCAAGGGCGAGACCGAGCAGGTCGAGAAGGACTTCGTGGCCGCGACCGGCGTCCAGCTGAAGGTCGTGGACGCGGAGGAGCGCTTCCTCACCGCCCTCAAGGGCGTCTCGGACCCCGAGGAGAAGCGGAAGATCATCGGCCGCGAGTTCATCCGGGTCTTCGAGCAGGCCCAGGCGGAGATCATCGCGGACGAGGGCCCGGCCGTGGAGTTCCTCGTCCAGGGCACGCTGTACCCGGACGTCGTCGAGTCGGGCGGCGGTACCGGCACCGCGAACATCAAGTCCCACCACAACGTGGGCGGGCTGCCGGAGGACCTCGAGTTCCAGCTGATCGAGCCGCTGCGCCAGCTGTTCAAGGACGAGGTCCGCATGGTCGGCCAGGAACTCGGCCTGCCCGAGGAGATCGTCCAGCGCCAGCCGTTCCCCGGCCCCGGCCTCGGTATCCGGATTGTGGGCGAGGTCACCAAGGACCGTCTCGACCTGCTCCGCGACGCCGACGCGATCGCCCGCGAGGAGCTGACGGCCGCCGGTCTCGACCGTGAGATCTGGCAGTGCCCGGTGGTCCTGCTCGCGGACGTCCGCAGTGTCGGCGTCCAGGGCGACGGCCGCACCTACGGCCACCCGATCGTCCTGCGTCCGGTCTCCTCCGAGGACGCCATGACGGCCGACTGGTCGCGGCTGCCCTACGACGTCCTTGCGAAGATCTCCACCCGGATCACCAACGAGGTCCGCGACGTCAACCGCGTCGTCGTCGACGTGACCTCGAAGCCGCCGGGCACGATCGAGTGGGAGTAG
- a CDS encoding chorismate mutase yields MTAIDVTGARTSEAADVITGARERIDALDDRIIGLIQERMAVSAVIQEARITSGGRRVNLSREMEVLGHYRDALGKPGTPLAMTLLELCRGRV; encoded by the coding sequence ATGACCGCCATCGACGTGACCGGCGCCCGCACCTCCGAGGCCGCCGACGTGATCACCGGCGCCCGTGAGCGCATCGACGCGCTCGACGACCGGATCATCGGTCTGATCCAGGAACGGATGGCCGTCTCGGCCGTCATCCAGGAGGCGCGGATCACCTCCGGCGGCCGGCGCGTGAACCTCTCCCGTGAGATGGAGGTCCTCGGCCACTACAGGGACGCCCTCGGCAAGCCCGGCACCCCGCTGGCGATGACGCTGCTCGAACTGTGCCGGGGGCGTGTCTGA
- a CDS encoding LPXTG cell wall anchor domain-containing protein, which yields MKLRRSLVTAAATAALVPLALLSAPAAFAQESGSPSAGSSASDDTTTASPSGSSDSSPSGSASESDASSPSASGSQSGSASGSPSGTSSPSASGSGKSTADPSADEGGFDPYTDCKTFDLDENITAEIKGLPSKIVAGSGWHDFTYEVENNSDVDVKNVYMATYLEYADDTDAWLSEGLAVIQVKEDGKWTDAYQDSYEDEDGKSVNVTGSFVALLDGLEKDSSETLDLRVKVKASAPAGSSFAMSEALYVGDKGDCHINGDEYDVEILAAGGDADGVDDAEPNGDKPTDGAKAQGGAKPISGSLAATGSNSALPVIGLVGGVALVAGAGAVFAARRRKVGTHA from the coding sequence ATGAAGCTCCGCCGCTCACTCGTCACCGCCGCCGCCACCGCCGCCCTGGTGCCGCTCGCCCTGCTGTCGGCGCCCGCCGCCTTCGCGCAGGAGAGCGGCTCACCGTCCGCGGGCTCGTCCGCGTCGGACGACACCACCACCGCCTCGCCGTCCGGATCGAGCGACTCGTCCCCGTCCGGCTCCGCCTCGGAGTCCGACGCCTCGTCTCCGTCGGCCTCCGGATCGCAGAGCGGAAGTGCCTCCGGCTCCCCGTCCGGTACCTCCTCGCCGTCCGCTTCCGGCTCGGGGAAGTCGACCGCCGACCCGTCGGCCGACGAGGGCGGGTTCGACCCGTACACGGACTGCAAGACCTTCGACCTGGACGAGAACATCACGGCCGAGATCAAGGGCCTGCCCAGCAAGATCGTCGCCGGTTCCGGCTGGCACGACTTCACGTACGAGGTCGAGAACAACTCCGACGTCGACGTCAAGAACGTGTACATGGCCACGTACCTGGAGTACGCCGACGACACGGACGCCTGGCTGTCCGAGGGCCTCGCGGTCATCCAGGTCAAGGAGGACGGTAAGTGGACCGACGCCTACCAGGACTCCTACGAGGACGAGGACGGCAAGAGCGTCAACGTCACCGGTTCCTTCGTCGCCCTGCTCGACGGGCTGGAGAAGGACTCCTCCGAAACCCTTGACCTCCGGGTGAAGGTCAAGGCGTCGGCCCCGGCGGGTTCCTCGTTCGCGATGAGCGAGGCCCTGTACGTGGGCGACAAGGGCGACTGCCACATCAACGGTGACGAGTACGACGTCGAGATCCTCGCCGCCGGCGGCGACGCGGACGGCGTGGACGACGCCGAGCCGAACGGCGACAAGCCCACCGACGGCGCCAAGGCCCAGGGCGGCGCCAAGCCGATCAGCGGCAGCCTCGCCGCGACCGGCTCGAACTCCGCTCTGCCGGTGATCGGCCTTGTCGGCGGCGTCGCCCTGGTGGCCGGCGCCGGTGCGGTGTTCGCGGCGCGCCGCCGCAAGGTCGGCACGCACGCGTAA
- a CDS encoding GMC family oxidoreductase, with amino-acid sequence MSQDAYDYDVLVVGSGFGGSVTALRLTEKGYRVGVLEAGRRFTRESLPRNSWDLKNYLWAPRLGLYGIQRIHLLGNVMVLAGAGVGGGSLNYANTLYVPPKPFFDDPQWRDITDWQEELQPYYDQARRMLGVRLNPTTTPSDVHLKAAAERMGVGDTFHMAPVGVFFGDGEDADGTAKAKPGEQVADPYFGGAGPARRACTECGECMTGCRHGAKNTLNENYLHLAEKAGAVVHPLTTVVSVTDDSQGGFAVATLPTDGRRKAKGRVFKARRVVLAAGTYGTQTLLHRMKANGQLPYVSSRLGELTRTNSEALVGAQTDDRRYRKATGAAKVDFTRGVAITSSVHPDDSTHIEPVRYGKGSNSMGSLSILQVPYAEGSSRVAGWLTNAARHPLLVLRSLSNRRWSERTIIGLVMQSLDNSLTTYLKPAGVGRGLLTARQGHGAPNPKQIRAASEAASAIAADINGFAGSNVGELMGTPLTAHFLGGCPIGDSRETGVIDPYHRLYGHPGISVVDGAAVSANLGVNPSLTITAQAERAMSYWPNKGETDPRPAQGAAYERLKPVEPVGPAVPAEAFGALRLPFLGMPTVPPKQ; translated from the coding sequence GTGTCCCAGGACGCTTACGACTACGACGTCCTTGTCGTCGGATCGGGCTTCGGCGGTTCGGTGACCGCCCTGCGCCTGACGGAGAAGGGCTACCGCGTCGGCGTCCTGGAGGCGGGCCGCCGGTTCACCCGGGAGTCGCTGCCCAGGAACTCCTGGGACCTGAAGAACTACCTCTGGGCCCCCAGGCTCGGCCTGTACGGCATCCAGCGCATCCATCTGCTGGGCAACGTCATGGTGCTGGCCGGCGCGGGCGTGGGCGGCGGCTCGCTCAACTACGCCAACACCCTCTACGTACCGCCCAAGCCCTTCTTCGACGACCCGCAGTGGCGGGACATCACGGACTGGCAGGAGGAGTTGCAGCCGTACTACGACCAGGCCCGGCGCATGCTCGGCGTACGGCTCAACCCGACGACCACTCCCTCCGACGTGCACCTGAAGGCGGCCGCTGAGCGGATGGGCGTCGGCGACACCTTCCACATGGCGCCGGTCGGGGTGTTCTTCGGCGACGGAGAGGACGCCGACGGGACGGCGAAGGCGAAGCCCGGGGAGCAGGTCGCCGACCCCTACTTCGGGGGCGCGGGCCCGGCCCGCAGGGCCTGCACCGAGTGCGGCGAGTGCATGACCGGCTGCCGGCACGGCGCCAAGAACACCCTGAACGAGAACTACCTCCACCTGGCCGAGAAGGCGGGCGCGGTCGTGCACCCGCTGACGACGGTCGTGTCGGTCACGGACGACTCACAGGGCGGCTTCGCGGTCGCCACCCTCCCCACCGACGGCCGCCGCAAGGCGAAGGGCCGGGTTTTCAAGGCCCGCCGGGTGGTGCTGGCCGCGGGTACCTACGGCACCCAGACGCTGCTGCACCGGATGAAGGCGAACGGTCAACTTCCTTACGTTTCCAGCCGGTTGGGTGAGCTGACCCGCACCAACTCGGAGGCGCTCGTCGGCGCCCAGACCGACGACCGCCGCTATCGCAAGGCGACGGGCGCGGCGAAGGTGGACTTCACCCGCGGAGTCGCCATCACCTCCTCCGTCCACCCGGACGACAGCACCCATATCGAGCCGGTCCGCTACGGCAAGGGCTCCAACTCGATGGGCAGCCTGTCGATCCTTCAGGTGCCCTACGCGGAGGGCTCGTCGAGGGTCGCCGGCTGGCTGACGAACGCGGCCCGTCACCCGCTCCTCGTCCTGCGCTCGCTCTCCAACCGGCGCTGGTCGGAGCGGACCATCATCGGGCTGGTGATGCAGTCCCTGGACAACTCGCTGACGACGTACCTCAAGCCGGCGGGTGTGGGCCGGGGCCTGCTGACGGCCCGGCAGGGGCACGGCGCCCCCAACCCCAAGCAGATCAGGGCCGCTTCCGAGGCGGCCTCCGCGATCGCCGCCGACATCAACGGCTTCGCCGGTTCCAACGTGGGCGAGCTGATGGGCACCCCGCTCACCGCGCACTTCCTCGGCGGCTGTCCGATCGGCGACTCGCGCGAGACGGGCGTCATCGACCCGTACCACCGCCTCTACGGCCACCCGGGCATCTCGGTCGTCGACGGCGCCGCCGTCTCGGCGAACCTGGGTGTGAACCCGTCGCTCACCATCACCGCCCAGGCCGAGCGCGCGATGTCGTACTGGCCGAACAAGGGCGAGACGGACCCGCGCCCGGCACAGGGCGCGGCGTACGAGCGGCTGAAGCCGGTGGAGCCGGTCGGCCCGGCGGTGCCGGCGGAGGCGTTCGGCGCACTGCGCCTGCCGTTCCTGGGGATGCCGACCGTACCGCCCAAGCAGTAG
- a CDS encoding succinic semialdehyde dehydrogenase: MTDSQAPEKTGTEISGKTTTGTNPLAPSPTGVRTAADVVTPELIAQLTKGVTGSGRTANHTPFTGGKLADLPESTPDDVLKAFEAAREAQPVWERTPVRERAAVLLRFHDLVLERQAEVLDLIQLETGKARLHAHEEVQAVAVAARHYGRKAPSYLRPKRHAGAMPTLTKVTELRHPRGVVGQIAPWNYPLELSVGDALPAFVAGNAVVMKPDTETCLTALWARDLLVEAGLPAEVFQVVLGEGPVVGPEVVRHADYVSFTGSTRTGREVAQGAAARLVGVSLELGGKNAMLVLEDADIEKAAAGAVRACFSSAGQLCISIERLYVHESIADAFVERFAARTRAMRLGTSLAYGADMGSLVGERQLETVTRHVEEAVAKGAKVVAGGVARPDVGPYFFEPTILDGVTEPMSVCTEETFGPVVSIYRFKTDDEAVELANSTPYGLNSSVWTKDGRRGREVAARVRAGTVNVNEGYASAYGSVQSPMGGMKDSGLGRRHGSEGILKYTEAQTVAQQRLLPMAPALGMNDEKYAEFMSRSLKLMKAFRFR; encoded by the coding sequence ATGACGGACTCGCAGGCCCCGGAAAAGACCGGCACCGAGATCAGTGGGAAGACCACGACCGGTACCAACCCCCTCGCCCCCTCGCCCACCGGCGTCCGTACCGCCGCGGACGTGGTCACCCCGGAGCTGATCGCCCAGCTCACCAAGGGCGTGACGGGCTCCGGCCGTACGGCCAACCACACGCCGTTCACCGGTGGGAAGCTGGCCGACCTGCCCGAGTCCACACCCGACGACGTGCTGAAGGCCTTCGAGGCGGCCCGCGAGGCGCAGCCGGTCTGGGAGCGCACGCCCGTGCGGGAGCGCGCCGCGGTCCTGCTCCGCTTCCACGACCTGGTGCTGGAGCGTCAGGCCGAGGTGCTCGACCTGATCCAGCTGGAGACCGGCAAGGCCAGGCTGCACGCCCACGAGGAGGTGCAGGCGGTGGCCGTGGCCGCCCGGCACTACGGCCGCAAGGCCCCCTCCTACCTCCGTCCCAAGCGGCACGCGGGCGCCATGCCGACGCTGACCAAGGTCACCGAGCTGCGCCACCCGCGCGGTGTCGTGGGCCAGATCGCCCCCTGGAACTACCCGCTGGAACTGTCGGTCGGAGACGCGCTCCCGGCGTTCGTCGCGGGCAACGCGGTCGTGATGAAGCCGGACACGGAGACCTGCCTGACCGCTCTGTGGGCCCGTGACCTGCTCGTCGAGGCCGGTCTGCCCGCCGAGGTCTTCCAGGTCGTCCTCGGCGAGGGTCCCGTCGTCGGCCCCGAGGTGGTGCGGCACGCCGACTACGTCTCCTTCACCGGCTCCACCCGCACCGGCCGTGAGGTCGCGCAGGGCGCCGCCGCCCGTCTCGTGGGGGTCTCCCTCGAACTCGGCGGCAAGAACGCCATGCTGGTGCTCGAGGACGCGGACATAGAGAAGGCCGCGGCCGGCGCCGTACGCGCCTGCTTCTCCTCCGCGGGCCAGCTCTGCATCTCCATCGAGCGGCTGTACGTCCACGAGTCGATCGCGGACGCCTTCGTCGAGCGCTTCGCCGCCCGTACCAGGGCCATGCGCCTGGGCACCTCCCTGGCCTACGGCGCCGACATGGGCTCCCTGGTCGGCGAGCGCCAGCTGGAGACGGTGACCCGGCACGTCGAGGAGGCCGTCGCCAAGGGCGCCAAGGTCGTCGCCGGTGGGGTCGCCCGCCCGGACGTCGGCCCGTACTTCTTCGAGCCGACGATCCTCGACGGGGTGACGGAACCCATGTCGGTCTGCACCGAGGAGACCTTCGGCCCGGTCGTCTCGATCTATCGTTTCAAGACCGACGACGAGGCCGTCGAGCTCGCCAACTCCACCCCGTACGGCCTGAACTCGTCGGTCTGGACGAAGGACGGCCGCCGTGGCCGCGAGGTCGCCGCCCGGGTGCGGGCCGGCACCGTGAACGTCAACGAGGGCTACGCCTCGGCCTACGGCAGCGTCCAGTCCCCGATGGGCGGCATGAAGGACTCCGGGCTCGGCCGCCGCCACGGCTCCGAGGGGATCCTCAAGTACACCGAGGCCCAGACGGTGGCCCAGCAGCGCCTGCTGCCGATGGCCCCGGCGCTGGGCATGAACGACGAGAAGTACGCGGAGTTCATGAGCCGGAGCCTGAAGCTGATGAAGGCGTTCCGCTTCCGCTAG